One window of Desulfovibrio sp. genomic DNA carries:
- a CDS encoding succinate dehydrogenase/fumarate reductase iron-sulfur subunit: MATIIIDRFDGKNSFEQSYKLDAADVAGKTVLNTLLFIKQTQDPTLNFTASCRCAICGACAVRVNGHAVLACDTKMDDLIKTYGSDVLHISPLANFKVISDLVVDWEPAMENLRRVHPGMVAKSEFSMKEGCRQNQKEFDRIIKQWDCILCGACASECNKLSADRSDYMEPFVFTHAWRVANDSRSKDSLLHGKPAVAGGLWNCVHCQECASRCPKGISAADDIAGLRAMVMAKGMTDGVGPAHAKSFYTDLVDDSGRLNEVRLALRTEGISTIARAGMAVTLLRQGKMNPLEAFGGETIEGHDALVKMIQAAHAAEKE, from the coding sequence ATGGCCACCATCATCATTGACCGCTTTGACGGCAAAAACAGTTTCGAACAGAGCTACAAGCTGGACGCGGCAGACGTTGCGGGCAAGACCGTGCTCAACACCCTGCTGTTCATCAAGCAGACCCAGGACCCCACGCTGAACTTCACCGCTTCGTGCCGTTGCGCCATCTGCGGTGCGTGCGCCGTGCGCGTGAACGGGCATGCGGTGCTGGCCTGCGACACCAAAATGGATGACCTTATCAAGACCTATGGCTCGGATGTGCTGCACATCTCTCCCCTGGCCAACTTCAAGGTCATCTCCGACCTTGTGGTGGACTGGGAACCCGCCATGGAAAACCTGCGCAGGGTGCATCCCGGCATGGTGGCCAAGTCCGAATTCTCCATGAAGGAAGGCTGCCGCCAGAACCAGAAGGAATTCGACCGCATCATCAAGCAGTGGGACTGCATTCTCTGCGGCGCGTGCGCCTCTGAGTGCAACAAGCTCAGCGCCGACCGCAGCGACTACATGGAACCCTTTGTCTTCACCCACGCCTGGCGCGTGGCCAACGACTCGCGCTCCAAGGATTCCCTGCTGCACGGCAAACCCGCCGTGGCTGGCGGCCTGTGGAACTGCGTGCACTGTCAGGAATGCGCCAGCCGCTGCCCCAAGGGCATCAGCGCGGCCGACGATATTGCCGGTCTGCGTGCCATGGTTATGGCCAAGGGCATGACCGACGGCGTTGGCCCGGCCCACGCCAAGTCGTTCTATACTGACCTTGTGGACGATTCTGGCCGCCTCAACGAGGTACGTCTGGCCCTGCGTACAGAGGGCATAAGCACCATCGCCCGCGCTGGCATGGCCGTTACCCTGCTGCGGCAGGGCAAGATGAATCCCCTTGAGGCCTTTGGCGGCGAAACCATTGAAGGGCACGATGCCCTGGTGAAGATGATTCAGGCGGCCCATGCCGCAGAAAAGGAGTAG
- the sdhA gene encoding 8-methylmenaquinol:fumarate reductase flavoprotein subunit, whose translation MTQQFTRRKFLQSACITISALTVNMSGIEKALAAAAGVGPMATCDILIIGSGGAGLRAAVAAMKKNPKLNVVVVSKCMPSRSATCMAEGGINGVTDFSKGDSYELHCFDTVKGGDYLVDQDSTLKFCEQAGPAILELDYLGMPFSRTAEGKVKARPFGGASKVRCNYSADKTGHIVAHTCLDDALSNGVKFLMDHELLDVAVDNGRCEGAVLRNIRTGEIAPVRAKAVVLATGGYTRIFWNRTSTPYIATGDGVAAALRAGVPFKDAEMVQFHPTGVVHGGVLITEAARGEGGYLLNNKGERFMKTYAPAKMELGPRDIVARAIETEIREGRGYGQGLEAYVLLDLRHLGKEKIVHDLPQIRHVGKLFENIDLVDAPMVIRPTAHYSMGGIDVATFDDMATTVPGLFAAGEASCVSIHGANRLGGNSLADAVVTGKIAGNGAAAFASQADFGAGKRLTDLTGRWQDRFRNTTNGGDAKQMYSIREEMGAQLWDNMGIFRTQSKLDSLTSTLADLRSRYDALRVPNANPVYNTVFTEYVELGNMLQLAQAACLAASERKESRGAHTREDFPKRDDANFLKHSMVTMDESGKMRMGWKEVEITKFKPEERKY comes from the coding sequence ATGACGCAGCAGTTTACCCGCAGAAAATTTCTGCAATCGGCCTGCATCACCATCAGCGCGCTGACGGTGAACATGAGCGGCATTGAAAAAGCCCTTGCCGCCGCTGCCGGCGTAGGCCCCATGGCCACCTGCGATATCCTGATCATCGGATCGGGCGGCGCGGGCCTGAGAGCCGCCGTAGCAGCCATGAAAAAGAACCCCAAACTCAACGTGGTTGTGGTCAGCAAGTGCATGCCTTCGCGCAGCGCCACCTGTATGGCCGAGGGCGGCATCAACGGCGTTACCGATTTCAGCAAGGGCGACTCGTACGAGCTGCACTGCTTTGATACCGTCAAGGGCGGCGACTACCTGGTCGACCAGGACTCCACGCTCAAGTTCTGCGAACAGGCTGGCCCGGCCATTCTTGAACTTGATTATCTTGGCATGCCCTTTTCGCGCACGGCAGAGGGCAAGGTTAAGGCCCGGCCCTTTGGCGGCGCTTCCAAGGTACGCTGCAACTACTCTGCCGACAAAACCGGCCATATCGTTGCACACACCTGTCTGGACGACGCCCTGAGCAACGGCGTCAAGTTCCTTATGGATCACGAGCTGCTCGATGTGGCCGTGGACAATGGCCGCTGCGAAGGCGCAGTACTGCGCAACATACGCACGGGCGAAATCGCCCCTGTGCGAGCCAAGGCCGTGGTGCTGGCCACCGGCGGCTATACCCGCATTTTCTGGAACCGTACCTCTACCCCCTACATTGCCACTGGCGACGGTGTGGCCGCGGCCCTGCGGGCTGGCGTGCCCTTCAAGGACGCCGAAATGGTGCAGTTCCACCCCACGGGCGTGGTGCACGGCGGCGTGCTGATTACCGAAGCCGCGCGCGGCGAGGGCGGCTACCTGCTCAACAACAAGGGCGAGCGCTTCATGAAGACCTACGCCCCCGCCAAGATGGAACTGGGACCCCGCGATATCGTGGCCCGCGCCATCGAAACGGAAATCCGCGAGGGCCGTGGCTACGGTCAGGGTCTGGAAGCCTACGTGCTGCTCGACCTGCGGCATCTGGGCAAGGAAAAGATCGTGCACGACCTGCCCCAGATCCGCCACGTGGGCAAGCTGTTTGAAAATATCGATCTGGTGGACGCCCCCATGGTCATCCGCCCCACGGCCCACTACTCCATGGGCGGCATTGATGTGGCCACGTTCGATGATATGGCCACGACAGTGCCCGGCCTGTTTGCCGCTGGCGAAGCCTCGTGTGTTTCCATCCACGGCGCAAACCGCCTTGGTGGCAACTCGCTGGCCGATGCAGTGGTGACCGGCAAAATCGCTGGCAACGGCGCGGCTGCTTTTGCCAGTCAGGCCGACTTTGGCGCTGGCAAGCGCCTTACCGACCTCACTGGCCGCTGGCAGGACCGTTTCCGCAACACCACCAACGGTGGCGATGCCAAGCAGATGTACTCCATTCGCGAAGAAATGGGCGCACAGCTGTGGGACAATATGGGTATTTTCCGCACCCAGTCCAAGCTTGACTCCCTCACCAGCACCCTGGCCGACCTGCGCTCGCGTTACGACGCCCTGCGCGTGCCCAACGCCAACCCTGTCTACAACACGGTTTTCACCGAATACGTAGAGCTGGGCAACATGCTGCAACTGGCCCAGGCCGCCTGTCTTGCCGCCTCTGAACGCAAGGAATCGCGCGGTGCCCATACCCGCGAGGACTTCCCCAAGCGCGACGATGCCAACTTCCTCAAGCACAGCATGGTCACCATGGACGAGAGCGGCAAGATGCGCATGGGCTGGAAAGAAGTGGAAATCACCAAATTCAAGCCTGAGGAGCGGAAGTACTAA
- the purN gene encoding phosphoribosylglycinamide formyltransferase: MPLKIAILASGSGTNAQAMIDKAAQGTLDVSIALIVCNRPGAGVIARAEKAGIPCLVLDHKVFADRESFDARMVQALREAGAELVVLAGYMRLLTPVFLEAFAGKVINIHPALLPSFPGVHGGADAITYGVKVSGCTVHFVEEKVDSGPVLIQAVVPVNAGESEDDLMSRIHVMEHRIYPQAIQWLAQGRIDVQGRQVHLKPGNTPRAPHDGDWLVWPPLEQGF; this comes from the coding sequence ATGCCCCTCAAAATCGCCATACTGGCCTCTGGCAGCGGCACCAACGCCCAGGCCATGATCGACAAGGCCGCCCAGGGAACGCTGGATGTCAGCATTGCGCTTATAGTCTGCAACAGGCCGGGAGCGGGCGTTATTGCCCGTGCGGAAAAGGCGGGCATTCCCTGCCTTGTGCTCGACCACAAGGTCTTTGCCGACCGCGAGAGCTTTGACGCGCGCATGGTGCAGGCCCTGCGCGAAGCAGGGGCAGAGCTGGTGGTGCTGGCGGGCTACATGCGCCTGCTGACCCCCGTGTTTCTCGAGGCTTTTGCCGGTAAGGTCATCAACATCCACCCCGCCCTGCTACCCAGCTTTCCCGGTGTGCACGGCGGCGCTGATGCCATTACCTACGGCGTAAAGGTCTCTGGCTGCACCGTGCACTTTGTGGAAGAAAAGGTGGACAGCGGCCCGGTGCTTATTCAGGCCGTTGTGCCGGTCAACGCTGGAGAGAGTGAGGACGACCTCATGAGCCGTATCCATGTGATGGAGCACCGCATCTACCCCCAGGCGATTCAATGGCTGGCTCAGGGCCGCATTGACGTGCAGGGGCGGCAGGTGCACCTCAAACCCGGCAACACCCCCAGAGCGCCGCACGACGGCGACTGGCTGGTCTGGCCGCCGCTGGAACAGGGTTTCTAG
- the sdhE gene encoding 8-methylmenaquinol:fumarate reductase membrane anchor subunit: MQTEFAFFPGCVLTQAAKESKMALEAVAPRLGIKLKEIPGWSCCGASQAQDVDPVATLVANARNLALAEKMNLPVLTSCSTCLLMLRRAKAELDGGKKDRINTFLAKGGMHYAGTSEVTSLLWVLAQNAQMLKSKVVRPLANLKVAAFYGCHSLRPEHALGFESAVNPTSFETVVAALGGQTVPFAKRLDCCGFHAVYPAEKSVMRMTGQIVDSAAASGATCLVTPCPLCQMQLDIYQEAAQDISKSKARMPVLHLSQLVGIALGIPAKELGLDYNVIDATKVA; this comes from the coding sequence ATGCAGACCGAATTCGCCTTTTTTCCCGGCTGCGTGCTGACTCAGGCCGCCAAGGAATCCAAGATGGCGCTTGAGGCCGTGGCCCCCCGGCTTGGCATCAAGCTTAAGGAAATACCCGGCTGGAGCTGCTGCGGCGCCTCGCAGGCACAGGATGTGGACCCCGTGGCAACCCTTGTTGCAAATGCCCGCAACCTGGCCCTGGCTGAAAAAATGAACCTGCCCGTGCTGACCTCGTGCAGCACCTGCCTGCTCATGCTGCGCCGCGCCAAGGCCGAGCTCGACGGCGGCAAGAAAGACCGCATCAACACTTTTCTTGCCAAGGGTGGCATGCACTACGCGGGCACGAGCGAAGTAACCAGCCTGCTGTGGGTGCTGGCCCAGAATGCCCAGATGCTCAAATCAAAGGTTGTGAGACCGCTGGCAAACCTCAAGGTTGCGGCATTCTACGGTTGCCACAGCCTGCGGCCCGAGCACGCCCTGGGTTTTGAAAGCGCCGTGAACCCCACGAGCTTTGAAACCGTGGTGGCCGCCCTTGGCGGGCAGACGGTTCCCTTTGCCAAGAGGCTTGACTGCTGCGGCTTCCACGCCGTTTACCCGGCAGAAAAATCCGTCATGCGCATGACCGGCCAGATTGTGGACAGCGCCGCGGCTTCCGGGGCCACCTGTCTTGTAACCCCCTGCCCGCTCTGCCAAATGCAGCTCGACATTTATCAGGAAGCGGCGCAGGATATATCCAAGTCAAAGGCACGCATGCCGGTGCTGCACCTTTCGCAGCTGGTGGGTATTGCGCTTGGCATTCCCGCCAAGGAGCTTGGCCTGGACTATAACGTGATCGACGCAACCAAGGTGGCATAA